The Hippocampus zosterae strain Florida chromosome 20, ASM2543408v3, whole genome shotgun sequence genome contains a region encoding:
- the LOC127592770 gene encoding dnaJ homolog subfamily C member 13-like isoform X2: MNVLKDNKDLACYYTTKHSWRGKYKRVFSVGTHGITTYNPTTLEVTNQWPYGDICGIGPVGKGQGTEFSLTFRKGTGKKSETLKFSTEHRTELLTEALRFRTEFSEGKITGRRYNCYKHHWSDTRKPVSLEVTPGGIDQIDPHTNRVLCSYDYRNVEGFVETSDYQGGFCILYGGFSRLHLFASEHRDDIIRSAIEHAGNFIGIMLRLRKEALTFEGFVTDRLGKYGSDESITSLAEFVVQKITPRHSEPVKRILALTETCLVERDPASYNIVTIKPFGEVFALICDVDNPQVFTVEFIRGQIRKFSSTERDSLLASLLDGVRASGNRDVCVKMAPTRRGQRWGLLSMPVDEEVESLHLKFLAAPPNGHFADAVYRFNANISYSGVLHAVTQDGLFSENKEKLINNAVLALLSQDAELPALNAELESHFQAIRRLVASKAGFQAFTQLPKSGQGFGLTDGTFREKLGVKTVKALKRNNNGVTHAAIDMLCALMCPMHDDYDLRQEQLNKASLLSSKKFLENLLEKFITNVDQGTGALVISSLLDFLTFALCAPYSETTEGQQFDMLLEMVAGNGRTLFKLFQHPSMAIVKGAGLVMKAIIEEGDKEIATKMQELALSEGALPRHLHTSLFTISADQRMLTNRQLSRHLVGLWTAENPIAMSLLKRILPSGLLAYMDSPDPVPEKDVDRMHVRDNLKIATDLLNRNKVPEWQRLAGKAAKEVEKFAKEKADLVLMHWRDKMGVAQKEDRNNLNANQKPVILRKRRQRIKIEANWELFYYRFQLDHARSNLIWNLKTREELRDALEGEMRAFNVDRELGNAAVISWNHQEFEVKYECLSDEIKIGDYYLRLLLEEDENAESSAIKRSYEFFNELYHRFLLTPKVAMKCLCLQALTIVYGKCFEEIGPFTDTKYIVGMLDRCTDKLERDRLILFLNKLILNRKNVKDIMDSNGVRILVDLLTLAHLHTSRATVPLQSNVLEAAPDMKRESEKEWYFGNADKERRGPFSFEEMQEFWTTGALSAKTRCWAQGMDGWRPLQAIPQLKWCLLATGQAVMNETDLATLILNMLITMCSYYPSRDQDNSIIRPLPKIKRMISDSACLPHIVQLLLTFDPILVEKVANVLYLVMQDNPNLQRLYLTGVFFFIMMYTGSNVLPVARFLKYTHLKQAFKSEESKGQDIVQRSVLGAALPEAMVCYLENYEAERFSEIFLGEFDTPEAIWSCEMRRMMIEKIAAHIADFSPRLQSNTRALYQYCPIPIISFPQLDNELFCNIYYLRHLCDTIHFPNWPIRDAVKLLKDTLEAWKREVEKKPPSMSIDDAYEVLNLPKGQGMHEESKIRKAYFRLAQKYHPDKNPDGREMFEKVNKAYEFLCTKSARVLDGPDPENIILILKTQSILFNRHKDELEPYKYAGYPMLIKTITMETQDDHLFSKTSPLLPAATELAFHTVNCSSLNAEELRRENGIEVLLEALSRCVSVLTASSKADDMAVQVCGHICKCYSVAAQFEECREKMIELPYIIRDLCHILYYGKGLPKTAALAVQCVSSFAVDFFLQTQLYHAGVLWHLLVHLFNYDYTLEESGVQTSQDTNQQEVANHLAKLSLVSLSRLGGYLPMPHGANPAPETNGVESTPPENPSICKSLAAMLTPYISRKLGMGSSSEVLKLLNSNTENPYLIWNNGTRAELLEFLERQQEGNIKRGENDESFGAEFAFSEHSKELIVGEIFVRVYNEQPTFPLEYPKAFAASLLDYVGSQAQYLHTLLAMSQSNKVESQQHAGRLRFAEMALEALRNVIKNNPGSETECIGHFKLLFSLLRVHGAGRVQQLVLEVVNTVTSNQECVSNIAESLVLSNLLLLLHSLPSSRQMVLETLHALTSNTKIVKEAMAKGALIYLLDLFCNCTHPQVRTQTAELFSKMTSDKLVGPKVRLTLIRFLPSVFMDAMRDNAEAAVHIFEGTHENPELIWNDSSRETVSTTVREMMLEHFKQQKDNPDVNWKLPEDFTVAYGAGQGELEVGGVFLRIFIAQPGWVLRKPRDFLVSLLETLTELLEKNNPNGEALETVTTAAVCLFSTQAQLADQVPPLGHLPRILAALNHKNNAIPKSSIRLIHALSDNELCVRSMSALEAIAPLMTGMKVRTDMAGLACEALNRMFQKEQTELVAQALRADLVPYLLRLLEGIGLENLDNPSATKAQIVKALKSMTRSLQYGEQVNEILAKSSVWSAFKDQKHDLFINESQTAGYLTGPGVAGYLTAAGSGTTVLPSGPPPVDSDHADQG; this comes from the exons ATGAACGTCCTGAAAGACAACAAGGACCTGGCCTGCTACTACACCACCAAGCACTCGTGGAGGGGAAA GTACAAGCGCGTCTTCTCCGTCGGAACTCACGGCATCACCACGTACAACCCCACCACGCTCGAAGTCACAAATCAG TGGCCTTATGGAGACATTTGTGGAATCGGTCCGGTGGGGAAAGGCCAGGGAACGGAGTTCAGTCTCACGTTCCGAAAGGGCACCGGCAAGAAGTCGGAGACGCTCAAGTTCTCCACCGAGCATCGGACGGAGCTGCTCACAGAAGCTTTG AGATTCCGAACGGAATTTTCAGAAGGGAAAATAACCGGCAGG CGGTACAACTGCTACAAGCACCACTGGAGCGACACGCGCAAGCCCGTCAGCTTGGAGGTGACGCCGGGCGGCATCGACCAGATCGATCCGCACACCAATCGGGTGCTGTGCTCCTACGACTATCGCAACGTGGAGGGCTTCGTGGAGACCTCCGACTACCAGGGAGGCTTCTGCATCCTTTACGGCGGCTTCAGCCGGCTG CATCTGTTTGCCTCCGAGCACCGGGACGACATCATCCGCAGCGCCATCGAGCACGCCGGCAACTTCATCGGCATCATGCTGCGGCTCAGGAAGGAGGCGCTCACCTTTGAGGGTTTTGTGACGGACCGGCTGGGGAAGTACGGATCGGACGAGAGCATCACGTCGCTGGCCGAGTTTGTGGTGCAGAAGATCACCCCGCGCCACTCG GAGCCCGTGAAACGAATCTTGGCGCTGACCGAGACGTGTTTGGTGGAGAGGGATCCAGCTTCCTACAACATCGTCACCATCAAACCGTTTGGAGAG GTGTTTGCGCTCATCTGCGACGTCGACAATCCTCAGGTGTTTACAGTCGAGTTCATCCGAGGCCAGATCAGAAAGTTCTCCTCCACAGAACG GGACTCCCTGCTGGCCAGCCTGCTGGACGGCGTGCGCGCGTCGGGCAACAGGGACGTGTgcgtcaagatggcgcccacgCGGCGCGGCCAGCGATGGGGCCTCCTGAGCATGCCCGTGGATGAGGAGGTGGAGAGTCTGCACCTCAAGTTCTTGGCCGCGCCGCCGA ACGGGCACTTTGCCGACGCTGTGTACCGATTCAACGCCAACATCTCCTACAGTGGCGTGTTGCACGCAGTAACGCAAGAC gGTCTGTTCTCCGAGAACAAAGAGAAGCTCATCAACAACGCCGTCCTGGCCCTCCTGTCGCAGGACGCCGAGCTGCCCGCTCTCAACGCCGAGCTTGAGAGCCACTTCCAGGCCATCCGCCGCCTGGTGGCCTCCAAGGCCGGCTTCCAGGCCTTCACTCAGCTGCCAAA GTCTGGTCAAGGGTTTGGACTCACAGACGGAAC GTTCAGAGAGAAATTAGGAGTCAAGACGGTGAAAGCTTTAAAGAGGAACAACAACGGCGTGACGCACGCTGCTATTGACATGCTTTGCGCCCTGATGTGT CCCATGCACGACGACTACGACCTGAGGCAGGAGCAGCTCAACAAAGCGTCTCTGTTGTCATCCAAGAAGTTCCTGGAAAACCTGCTTGAAAAATTCATCACCAATGTG GACCAAGGAACTGGAGCTTTGGTCATCAGTTCCCTCCTGGATTTTTTAACGTTCGCCCTGTGCGCCCCCTACAGCGAGACCACCGAGGGCCAGCAGTTCGACATGCTGCTGGAGATGGTGGCCGGCAACGGACGCACGCTCTTCAAACTCTTCCAG CATCCCTCGATGGCCATCGTGAAGGGAGCTGGACTGGTGATGAAGGCCATTATTGAG GAAGGAGATAAGGAAATCGCCACCAAAATGCAAGAACTGGCTTTGAGCGAGGGAGCCCTGCCTCGCCATTTGCACACCTCCTTGTTCACCATCAGCGCCGACCAAAGGATGCTCACCAACAG aCAGCTGAGCCGTCACCTGGTGGGACTGTGGACCGCCGAAAACCCCATCGCCATGAGCCTCCTGAAGAGAATTTTG CCGTCGGGCCTGCTTGCTTACATGGATAGTCCTGATCCGGTCCCGGAGAAAGACGTGGATCGAATGCACGTCCGAGATAACTTAAAAATTGCCACG GACCTACTCAACCGCAACAAAGTGCCCGAGTGGCAGCGGCTAGCTGGCAAAGCAGCCAaagaggtggagaagtttgccAAGGAGAAGGCGGATCTGGTCCTCATGCACTGGAGAGACAAGATGGGCGTCGCTCAGAAGGAG GACAGAAATAATCTG AATGCCAATCAAAAGCCAGTCATCCTGAGAAAGCGACGACAGCGGATCAAGATCGAAGCCAACTGGGAGCTTTTTTACTACAG ATTCCAGCTTGACCACGCACGCTCCAATCTCATCTGGAATCTGAAGACCAGGGAGGAGCTGCGGGACGCACTGGAAGGGGAGATGCGTGCCTTCAACGTGGACCGCGAGCTGGGCAACGCCGCCGTCATCTCCTGGAACCACCAGGAATTCGAG GTGAAATACGAGTGCCTTTCCGATGAGATCAAGATTGGTGACTATTACTTGCGCCTCCTGCTGGAGGAGGATGAAAATGCCGAATCGAGTGCCATCAAAAGATC GTACGAGTTCTTCAACGAGCTCTACCACCGCTTCCTGCTCACGCCCAAAGTCGCCATGAAGTGCCTGTGCCTCCAGGCGCTCACCATCGTGTACGGCAAGTGCTTCGAAGAGATCGGGCCCTTCACCGATACCAAATAcatcgtgggcatgctggaccGC TGTACAGACAAGCTGGAAAGGGACAgactcatcctcttcctcaacaAGCTGATCCTCAACAGG AAAAACGTGAAAGACATAATGGACTCGAATGGGGTGCGCATCCTGGTGGACTTGCTCACCTTGGCTCATCTGCATACCAGCAGAGCCACGGTGCCGCTCCAG AGCAACGTCTTGGAAGCGGCGCCTGACATGAAGCGGGAGAGTGAGAAGGAATGGTACTTTGGGAATGCGGACAAGGAAAGAAGAGGACCTTTCAGTTTTGAGGAG ATGCAAGAGTTTTGGACCACGGGCGCCCTGTCGGCCAAGACGCGCTGCTGGGCCCAGGGCATGGACGGATGGCGCCCCCTGCAGGCCATCCCGCAACTGAAGTGGTGCCTGCTGGCCACAGGGCAGGCGGTGATGAACGAGACGGACTTGGCGACGCTCATCCTCAACATGCTCATCACCATGTGCTCCTACTACCCCAGCAG GGATCAAGATAACTCCATTATTCGCCCATTACCAAAGATCAAGAGGATGATAAGTGACAGCGCTTGCCTCCCTCATATTGTTCAG CTCCTCTTGACATTTGACCCCATCCTGGTGGAAAAGGTGGCCAATGTGCTGTACTTGGTGATGCAGGACAACCCCAACTTGCAGCGACTCTACTTGACCGGCGTCTTCTTTTTCATCATGATGTACACGGGCTCCAACGTGCTTCCTGTCGCGAG gttcctGAAGTACACTCACTTGAAACAAGCCTTTAAATCAGAAGAG TCCAAAGGTCAGGACATTGTGCAGCGCAGCGTTCTTGGCGCGGCCCTTCCCGAAGCCATGGTGTGCTACCTGGAGAACTACGAGGCCGAGCGCTTCTCGGAGATCTTCCTCGGAGAATTCGATACCCCGGAGGCCATCTGGAGCTGTGAGATGAG GCGCATGATGATCGAGAAGATCGCCGCCCATATTGCCGACTTCAGCCCCAGGCTGCAGAGCAACACGCGCGCCCTCTACCAGTACTGCCCCATTCCGATCATCAGCTTCCCCCAGCTGGACAACGAGCTCTTCTGCAACATCTACTACCTCAGACACCTGTGTGACACCATCCACTTCCCCAACTGGCCTATTCGAGATGCT GTGAAGCTGCTTAAGGACACCCTCGAAGCATGGAAGAGGGAGGTGGAGAAGAAGCCTCCCTCCATGTCAATAGATGACGCTTACGAAGTCCTTAACCTCCCCAAAGGACAAGGGAT gcaCGAAGAGAGCAAGATCAGAAAAGCTTACTTCAGGCTGGCGCAAAAGTACCATCCAGACAAGAACCCGGATGGCAgg GAAATGTTTGAGAAAGTCAACAAGGCCTACGAGTTCCTTTGCACAAAATCGGCACGGGTCCTTGATGGGCCTGACCCGGAAAACATTATCCTCATTCTGAAGACCCAAAGCATCCTTTTCAACCGGCACAAAGATG AGCTAGAGCCCTACAAGTACGCCGGCTATCCCATGCTCATCAAAACCATCACCATGGAGACCCAAGACGACCACCTCTTCTCCAAGACCTCCCCTCTCCTGCCAGCCGCCACCGAACTCGCCTTCCACACCGTCAACTGCTCATCACTCAACGCTGAGGAGCTGCGGCGCGAGAATGGAATTGAG GTGTTGCTGGAGGCACTTTCCCGCTGCGTCTCCGTGTTGACTGCATCCAGCAAGGCCGATGACATGGCCGTTCAG GTGTGCGGGCACATCTGCAAGTGCTACAGCGTGGCCGCGCAGTTTGAGGAATGCCGAGAAAAGATGATCGAGCTGCCCTATATCATCAGAGACCTCTGTCACATCTTATACTACGGAAAG GGTCTCCCCAAAACCGCAGCCCTGGCGGTGCAATGCGTCAGCTCCTTCGCGGTGGACTTCTTCCTGCAGACGCAATTGTATCACGCCGGCGTGCTCTGGCACCTGCTGGTGCACCTCTTCAACTACGACTACACGCTGGAGGAGAGCGGGGTCCAGACCAGCCAGGACACCAACCAGCAGGAGGTGGCCAACCACCTGGCCAAGCTCAGCCTGGTGTCCCTCAGCCGCCTAGGCGGCTACCTGCCGATGCCGCACGGCGCCAACCCCGCGCCCGAGACCAACGGCGTGGAAAGCACGCCTCCGGAGAACCCCAGCATCTGCAAGAGCCTGGCCGCCATGCTGACGCCGTACATCTCCAGGAAGCTGGGGATGGGATCTTCTTCGGAG GTCTTGAAACTGCTGAACAGCAACACGGAGAACCCCTACCTCATCTGGAACAACGGGACAAGAGCCGAGCTGTTGGAGTTTCTGGAGCGTCAACAGGAGGGGAACATTAAAAGA GGGGAGAACGACGAGAGCTTTGGCGCGGAATTCGCATTCAGCGAGCACAGTAAAGAGCTGATTGTCGGGGAGATCTTTGTGCGCGTTTACAATGAACAACCAACTTTCCCACTTGAG TATCCCAAAGCGTTTGCGGCGAGCCTGCTGGACTACGTCGGCTCGCAAGCGCAGTACCTGCACACGCTGCTGGCCATGAGCCAGAGCAACAAGGTGGAGTCCCAGCAGCACGCCGGGCGTCTCCGCTTCGCCGAGATGGCTCTGGAGGCTCTGCGCAACGTCATCAAGAACAACCCCG GCTCTGAGACGGAGTGCATCGGCCACTTCAAGCTGCTCTTCTCCCTGCTACGTGTTCACGGCGCCGGCAGGGTGCAGCAGCTTGTCCTCGAG GTTGTCAACACGGTGACGTCGAATCAAGAATGTGTGAGCAACATCGCCGAGTCGCTGGTGCTGTCCAACCTTCTCTTGCTGCTGCACTCGCTTCCATCAA GCAGGCAAATGGTGCTGGAGACGCTCCATGCCTTGACATCCAACACCAAAATAGTCAAAGAGGCAATGGCAAAAG GGGCTCTTATCTACTTGCTCGATCTCTTCTGTAACTGCACTCACCCTCAGGTTCGCACGCAGACGGCTGAGCTCTTCTCCAAAATGACTTCGGACAAGCTGGTCGGGCCCAAG GTTCGCCTGACTCTGATCCGCTTCCTGCCGAGCGTGTTCATGGACGCCATGCGGGACAACGCCGAGGCGGCGGTCCACATCTTCGAGGGAACGCACGAGAATCCCGAGCTCATCTGGAACGACAGCTCTCGGGAGACGGTGTCCACCACCGTGCGGGAGATGATGCTCGA gcactTTAAACAGCAGAAGGATAATCCTGACGTCAACTGGAAA CTGCCGGAGGACTTCACTGTGGCCTACGGAGCCGGCCAGGGTGAACTGGAAGTGGGCGGAGTCTTCTTGCGTATCTTTATCGCGCAGCCGGGCTGGGTGTTGCGCAAGCCTCGAGACTTCCTGGTGTCGCTCCTGGAGACCCTGACGGAGTTACTGGAGAAGAATAATCCCAAT GGGGAGGCGCTGGAGACGGTCACCACGGCAGCAGTGTGTCTGTTCAGCACGCAGGCGCAGCTGGCCGATCAGGTACCGCCTCTTGGTCACTTGCCTCGCATCTTAGCCGCGCTCAACCACAAGAACAACGCCATTCCCAAGAGCTCCATCCGCCTCATCCACGCGCTCTCGGATAACGAG CTCTGCGTACGCTCCATGTCCGCGTTGGAGGCCATCGCCCCGCTGATGACCGGAATGAAAGTCCGCACCGATATGGCGGGGCTGGCCTGCGAGGCGCTGAACCGCATGTTCCAGAAGGAGCAGACGGAACTGGTGGCTCAG GCTCTCAGAGCGGACCTGGTTCCGTACCTTCTGAGGCTCCTGGAAGGAATCGGACTGGAGAACCTGGACAACCCGTCGGCCACAAAGGCCCAGATTGTGAAAGCGCTCAAGTCCATGACTCGCAGTCTGCAGTATGGAGAACAG gtgAACGAGATCCTGGCCAAGTCCTCCGTATGGAGTGCCTTTAAGGACCAGAAACACGATCTCTTCATTAATGAGTCGCAGACCGCAGGCTACCTGACAG GGCCAGGAGTAGCCGGTTACCTCACGGCAGCAGGAAGCGGCACCACCGTACTGCCCAGCGGCCCACCCCCGGTGGACAGCGACCACGCCGATCAGGGCTGA